A single window of Candidatus Omnitrophota bacterium DNA harbors:
- a CDS encoding asparagine synthase-related protein, with product MSADKEIKASELDAQAFISEKSGDIAKIVGDGVAINALSGGVDSAAVTMLGHKALGPRLKTYFIDNGIMRENEPQQIAEVFKKLGVNIEIVDAQDDFFAALKGLTDPEEKREAITQTFYKKVFGNLVKKSQAKYLLQGTILTDIDETVAGIKRQHNVFEQLGIDTQKAFGYKIIEPLVQLRKDGVRKVAEGAGLPASIYNRMPFPGPALAARVIGEANPERIAVVRKATAILEEELVSIKAFQYMAILHQDRIPGMRNGKRDFGLQIEVRCWDSIDARQARPTRLSFDALDKLAARITSEVPGVVSVTYNIATKPPSTMEAV from the coding sequence ATGTCAGCAGACAAAGAGATCAAGGCAAGCGAATTGGATGCGCAGGCGTTCATAAGCGAGAAAAGCGGGGATATAGCCAAGATCGTGGGAGACGGTGTGGCTATCAATGCTTTATCCGGAGGGGTGGATTCAGCCGCTGTTACTATGCTCGGGCATAAGGCTCTGGGGCCCAGGCTTAAGACTTATTTTATTGATAACGGGATCATGCGCGAAAATGAGCCGCAGCAGATCGCCGAGGTTTTCAAAAAACTGGGCGTTAATATCGAGATAGTGGATGCCCAGGATGATTTTTTCGCCGCTCTTAAAGGATTAACCGATCCCGAAGAGAAAAGGGAAGCGATCACCCAGACTTTTTACAAGAAGGTCTTTGGCAATCTGGTCAAGAAAAGCCAGGCCAAATACCTTTTGCAGGGCACGATCCTCACTGATATCGATGAGACTGTCGCCGGGATCAAGCGCCAGCATAATGTGTTTGAGCAATTAGGGATCGATACCCAGAAGGCGTTCGGTTACAAGATCATCGAGCCGCTGGTCCAGCTGCGTAAGGACGGGGTCAGGAAGGTTGCCGAAGGTGCGGGACTCCCGGCTTCAATATATAACCGGATGCCTTTTCCCGGTCCGGCTTTAGCGGCGCGGGTGATCGGAGAGGCGAATCCGGAGAGGATAGCGGTAGTGCGCAAAGCCACCGCAATCCTGGAAGAAGAGCTGGTTTCGATAAAGGCTTTCCAGTATATGGCTATTTTACATCAGGACAGGATCCCCGGAATGCGCAACGGCAAAAGGGATTTCGGCTTGCAGATCGAGGTGCGCTGCTGGGATAGCATTGACGCCCGCCAGGCCAGGCCTACCCGTTTGAGCTTCGATGCACTGGACAAATTGGCAGCCAGGATAACCTCCGAAGTCCCGGGTGTGGTCAGCGTCACTTATAATATCGCCACTAAACCGCCGTCAACCATGGAAGCGGTTTAA